CCGCCACCGCGACCGAGCTGCAGCAGCGGCTCGCCTCCCTCACCGCCGAACTTGAGGGTCACGAGGAGCAGTGGCTGGAGCTGTACAACGAGGTCGAAGCGTAGTCCCCAGAGGGCTACTCGATCAGCCCACGGCTCCTGAGCCAGGCCTCTAACAGCGTTGGCCAGGCGTTGGCCGGCTCGTTGTCACGCCACATCCCGAATCCGTGGCCGCCCCGCTCAAACAGGTGCATCTCGGCCGGCACGCCGTGCTTCGTGCACGCTTGATAGAACAAGATCGCGTTTTCAACGGGCACTGCTCGGTCGTCCTGGGCGTGGAAGATAAACGTGGGCGGCGTCTGGTCGGTGACGTTTCGCTCGGCCGACATTTTCGCGGCCTCCTCGTCCGAGACTTCGCCCAGCAGATTGTTGCGCGACCCGCGGTGCGTTGCCGGGCCCATTGTCACCACCGGGTACCCCAAGACGGCGAAGTCTGGTCGGCTGCTGACGGGTGAGTCCCCTTCCACAGGCGTACCGTCGGCGAACTGGGTCGCGGCGGTCGCCGCCAGGTGCCCACCGGCAGAGAAACCCATCACACCAATCTTGTCAGCCGGGTAGCCGTGCTTGCCGGCCTGCTGGCGGAGGTGCTGAAGCGCGGCCTGAGCGTCGTTGAGCGGCGCCGGGTGCCGGTTGCCGCCTCCGCCCACGCGGTACTTCAGCACCGCCGCGGCCACCCCCCGCTCGCAGAACCACTCGGCGATAAACGTCCCCTCTTTGACGAACGAAAGCCCCCCGTACCCACCGCCAGGGCAGACCACAACCGCCGCCGTTGGCTTGCCCTCGGGAAGGAAGACCTGCAGCGTCGAGTCGCGCACGCCGCCGATCCACAGGTCGGACCGCTCGCCCGAACCACGCTCAACACGCGTTTCCTCAAAGCCGCTGTCGCCGTTGATGAGTGGCGTTTCGTAATTGGGATCGGCGCCCAGGCAGTTAGGTGAGAGGTTCGCTGCGGTCATCACGGCAATCGCCAACAGGCACTGGGTCCGGAACATGGTCGCCTCGTCGAAAAGGATGCTTGAGTCTAGCGGGAGAAGAGCGTCACACCTCCAGCACGCCGACGACCGCCGGCGCGTACTCTCGGACGTCCCAACCCGGCGAGTTGCGATCGGGGCGGACCCCGCCAGGAAGCAGGCCGAAGTCGAACCGCTCGTCCGCCTCGACCACGATCAGGCTCTCCGGCGGCGCCGCGTGCGTCAGGGCTTCGATCATAGCAAGCATCTGATCCGTCCGCTCAACAAAGAAGCTGTACGGAGGGCTTACGAACACTAACCAGGGGTTCTGGGTGTCGAAAGCAGGGAGGTCTCGTCGGATCCACAGGAACGCGCTGGTGGTCTTGAGGACGCACACGTCCGCCACCCCCAGCGAATTGATGTTCTGACGCACCACCTCAGCGGTCGGAATGTGCCGCTCGATCAGCGTCGCAAGGACCGCCCCCCGGCTGAGGGCTTCGAGTCCCAGCGCGCCGGTGCCGGCGAATAGGTCCAGCGCGTGCTTCCCGCCCGCCCTCAGCCCAACCAGGTTGAAGATCGACTCGCGGACGCGGTGCTTCATGGGCCGCGTCACCTTCGCCCCGTCCTGGGTTAGCGCCTCGTACGCCAGCTTGCTGCCACGGAACCGCCCGCCGATGATCCGCAGCGGTTCGGGCGGCCCTTCCTCCCCCCCGTTTGCGGACGCCCGAGCGTTGCTGGCGGGGCGGGGTTCGGACTTCGGGCGGCGGCGTGGCATGTGCGGAAGGTTTAGCGACCGGTGGGGAACTGTTATGCTGTGCGGCTCGTACGGAAACGAGCCCCGGGGCCGGCTTCGCCGGGCTTCCCATCGGAACAGAACTTAGAAGCAGGAGCAACCTGTCATGCGGATGCCGCGAATCGCCCTGGCGATAGCCCTGAGCCTCACCACCGCCCCCCTGCTCGCCCAGCAGGAGCCCGCCTCGCAGGTCAACCGCGCCGCGTTTGACCAGGCCTTCGCGGACTACAAGGACTTCATGCGGCAGTTTGAAGACCTCCGCATCAAGTACCAGACCGCCAACGCCGCGGAGCGTGATCAGCTCAACACCAAGGCGACGCAGCTGGTGAAGTCCGCCAAACCGAAAGTGAACAAAATGGTCGACGAGGCACTCAAGGTCTACCTAGCCGCTCCGGAGCAGGACGAGGAAATCACCGGCCTGCTGGTTGGCGCCGCCTCGCACAACCTGAAGGGGTCCGGCCCCAACTCCCAAGGCGGCGACCAGTTCGAACGCGCGCTCACCATCCTCAAGCCGCTGCTGGAAAACGGCAACAAGTCCCAGGGCATCGCCTCGATGGGGGTGGTCGCCGCGTTCTGCTGCAACGAGTACGACCTCGCCGAGAAGTACGCCAAGCTGGCGGCCGAACGGAAGGAGGACCCCAGCGTGCTGGGGGACACGCTGGCGGGCATGGCGAGTGACTACAGCAACCCGGCGATGCTTCAGCAGTACCGCGGTTTGTGGAAAGAAGAGAAGGCCCTGCGTGACGCCGAGGCCGCGGCCAACGACCTGCCACGCATCAAGTTCGAGACCACCGCCGGCGACATCGAGATCGAGCTGTTCGAGAATCAGGCGCCGCAGGCCACCGCCAACATCGTCTCCCTCGTAAAAGACGGCTTCTACAACGGGGTGGTTTTTCACCGCGTGCTGCCGCACTTCATGGCCCAGGGCGGCGACCCCACCGGGACCGGCACCGGCGGCCCGGGCTACACGATCCCCTGCGAGTGCTACCAGGACGACGCCCGCATGCACTTCCGGGGCAGCCTCAGCATGGCCCACGCCGGCCGTGACACCGGCGGGTCGCAGTTCTTTTTGACGTTCGTCCCCACCTACCACCTCAACGGGCGGCACACCGTATTCGGCCGGGTGGTCGGGGGCATGGAGGTGCTGGGCGATCTACAGCGGGTGGAGCCCGGCGAGCGGGGCGTCGTCGAGGACAAGATCGTCAAGGCGACCGTGCTCCGAGACCGCGGCCACGCCTACGACTTCAAGAAGCAGCCCGGGCGGTAGCGCATCCGGGCGGGCGGGAAAAATGGGCCGATCGGGCTGGTTGACGGATGGCCCATGCGTCCGTAGGCTAATATCGCGTTTCGGAATGATATGCGTCCCTGGAATCGCCCAGCGTTATTCTGCTGGGCCCCAGCGACGGATCCGAAGCGACGCCCCTTCGCCGGTCGGGAGGTCCGACCGGTCTCCGGACGCCCGGGCCCGCTGTCGCGGCCCGGCGTGCCCCGTGAACCCAGCCCATGCAGATCCGCTCGCTCAAGGTCTACTGTGACATCGTGCAGCTCCGCAGCTTCTCGAAAGCCGCGGAGGAGAACGGCGTGTCACAGTCCAGCGCGAGCCAGCTGGTGCATCAGCTGGAAGAGCGGCTGGGCGTTCAGCTGATCGACCGCTCGAAGCGGCCCTTCACGCTGACCCCCGAGGGCTCCAAGTACTACGACGGCTGCACCAAGCTCGTGCGCCGCTACGAAGACCTGGAGCACGAGGTCCGGACCCTGCACGAGGACGTCGCGTCGCGGCTGTCGATCGCTTCGATCTACTCGATCGGGCTGGCCCACATGAGCCAGTTCCAGCGGGAGTTCCTAGCGAAGCACCCCAAGGCGCACATCAGGCTCGACTACCTGCACCCGGACGACGTGTACGACGCCGTGGAGTCGGAGCAGTCGGACCTGGGGATTGTGAGCTTCCCGGAGCGCTCGCGCCGCTTGGGGGTGATCCCCTGGCGGGACGAGTCGCTGGTGCTGGCGGTCGCGCCGTCGCACCCCCTGGCGGGGCTCAGCTCGGCGCCGGCCGAGGCGTTGGCCGACCACGAGATGATCGCCTTCCAGCGAGGATTGAAGATCCGGGACGCGATCGACCGCGAGCTGGCCAAGCAACGCGTCGAGACCCGCGTCGCGTGCGAGTTCGACAATATTGAAACGATAAAACTGGCAGTCACCATCGGCGACGGCTTCGCCCTGCTGCCCGAGCCCACCCTCGCCCGCGAGGTGGCCGCCGGAACTCTTCTCAAGATACCGCTCGCCGGGTTTGAGCTCTCTCGACCCCTTGGCATCCTCCACCGGCGAGAGGAACAACTCGGCCAAACCGCCGAACGCTTCATCGAGCTGCTGCACTCCCACGCCGCCGAGATCGACGACCCCGCGTCGCTGGATGGCAAAGCGGGGGCGGCGGACTCGGCAAGCAAACGCGTCGTCACGGCTTAGGCCGGGCCCCCACCAGGACCCCGCTTGAGCAGGCCCCGGGCCGCCCCGCCCGCCGCCCTCACTCCCTCTACCGCAACCGAACATGAACCAGCTCCCAACCCAGCACACGCTCCCCCAAGCGCAAGGCCTCTACGACCCGCAGAACGAACACGACGCCTGCGGTGTTGGGTTTATCGCGCACATCAAGGGCGAGCGGAGCCACCAGATCCTGGTGGACTCCGAGGACCTGCTGCGGCGCATGGACCACCGGGGCGCCTGCGGCTGCGAGCCCAACACCGGCGACGGCGCCGGCGTGATGACCGCCCTGCCGCACGAGTTCCTGCAGAAGGTGGTGAAGGCCGACCTGGGGGTCGACCTGCCGGAGCCCGGGCGGTTTGCTGTGGGCAACGTGTTCCTGCCCCAGAACGAAGCCGACCGCGAGCAGTGCAAGGCGGCTGTCAAGAAGATTGTGGCCGAACAGGGCCAGACCCTCGTTGGCTGGCGCAAGGTCCCCACCGACTCTGCCAAGGCCGACCTGGGCCCCACCGCCGCTAAGGCCGAGCCGGTCGTCGATCAGCTGGTGATCGCCGCGGCCGACGGGCTGGCGGGCGACGACTTCGAGCGGCAGGTGTACCAGATCCGCAAGCGGAGCAGCAACCAGCTCCGCGCCGACGAGTCGATGGAGCAGGCCAAGATGTTCTACATCTGCTCGCTCTCGACCAAGGTGATCATCTACAAGGGCATGCTGACCACCGATCAGCTGTACCTGTACTACCCCGACCTGAAGGACTCGGACTACACCACCCACCTGGCGATGGTCCACTCGCGGTTCGCCACCAACACGTTCCCGTCGTGGGACCGCGCGCAGCCGCTGCGGTGCATGAGCCACAACGGCGAGATCAACACCCTCCGCGGCAACAAGAACTGGATGTTCGCCCGGCAGGGCGTGGTGAAGAGCGACGTGTTCGGCGACGAGCTCGAGAAGCTGTTCCCGGTGGTCGAACCCGACTGCAGCGACTCCGGCACGTTTGACAACGCGCTCGAGTTCCTGCTGATGAACGGCCGCACGCTGCAGGAGGCGGTCATGATGATGGTCCCCGAGGCGTGGCAGAACCACGACACCATGTCCGAGGCCAAGCGGGGGTTCTACGAGTACCACTCCGCGCTGATGGAGCCGTGGGACGGCCCGGCGTGCATCGGCTTCACCGACGGCAAGTACATCGGCGCCACGCTCGACCGCAACGGCCTGCGGCCCAGCCGGTACTACGTCACGCACGACGACCGCGTGATCATGGCCAGCGAGGTCGGCGTGGTGGACATCGATCCTGAAAACGTAAAGGAGAAGGGACGCCTGCAGCCCGGCCGCATGTTCCTGGTCGACTTCGAGCAGGGCCGGATGATCCCCGACGCCGAGCTGAAGCAGGACCTAGCGACCCGCCGCCCCTACGGCGAGTGGCTCCGCAACCAGCGGATCGACCTCAACGACCTGCACCCCGAGAACGAGCCGCACGGCTTCAACCGCTCGACGCTGCTCGAGCGGATGCAGGCGTTCGGCTACACCATCGAGACCATGCGGTTCATGCTGCTGCCGCTGATCTCGGCCGGCAAGGACCCCATCGGCTCGATGGGCAACGACTCCTGCCTGGCGGTGCTCAGCGACAAGCCGCGGATGCTGTACGACTACTTCAAGCAGCTGTTCGCCCAGGTCACGAACCCCGCGATCGACTCGATCCGCGAGGAAGTGATCATGTCGCTGGAGTGCTACATCGGGCCCGAGCAGAACCTGCTCGAAACCACCGAGCAGCACGCCCACCGCCTGCGCGTGCCGCACCCGATCCTCAGCAACGAGCAGCTCGCCGCGATCAAGCACATGGGCGATCGCAAGGCGGCCGACGACTCCTGGAAGACCCAGACGATCGACGTCACTTGGGCCCGCTCCGAGGGCAAGTCCGGCATGCGGGCGGCCATCGAACGCATCTGCAAAGAGGCCGAACAGGCCATCGACGACGGGTACACCATCGTGGTGCTGTCGGACCGCGAGACCGGCAAAGACCGCGTGCCGCTGAGCTCGCTGCTCGCGGTTGGCGCCGTGCACCATCACCTGGTCCGGGTGTCGAAGCGGACCCGCATCGGCTTGGTGGTCGAGACCGGCGAGGCCCGCGAGGTGCACCACCACTGCCTGCTGGTGGGCTACGGCGCCGACGCTATCAACCCGTACCTGGCGTTCGAGGCGCTGTGGCAGGCCCGCCGCGAGGGGCGTTTGGACACCGGCGAAGAGGCTATCGCCGGCAAGGAGTCGGGCGAGGGCGCCTCGCACCCGGCGGTCGACGCCGATGGCGAGGTGATCGACCCGGTCACGGCCGCGGACCACGAGCTGGTCGCCCAGTACCGCCGCGGCGTCGCCAAGGGCATGCTCAAGGTGATGGCCAAGATGGGCATCTCCACACTGCAGAGCTACAAGGGCGCCCAGATCTTCGAGGCGCTCGGCCTGCGGGACGAGGTGATCGACGTCTGCTTTGCCGGCACCGCCAGCCGCGTCCAGGGCGTGGGCTTTGAAGAGCTGGCCGAGGAAGCGCTCCGCCGGCACGCGCTCGGCTACCCCGCCGGCGCCGGCAAGAGCCTGCCCGTGCTGCCCAACCCGGGCGAGTACCACTGGCGTGCCGAGGGCGAGCGTCACATGTGGGACCCGGCGTCGATCGCCGACATCCAGGTCGCGGCCCGCACCAACAGCCGCGAGTCCTACGCCCGCTTCGCCGAGCACATCAATAACGACGCCCGCACCCGCTGCCAGCTCCGCGGCCTGATGGAGTTCAAGAAGGACGCCAACGGCGGGCCGATCCCGATCGACGAGGTCATGTCGGCCGCCGAGATCGTCAAGCGGTTCTGCACCGGCGCGATGTCCTTCGGGTCGATCTCCGCCGAGGCGCACGAGTCGCTCGCCATCGCCATGAACCGCCTGGGCGGCAAGAGCAACACCGGCGAGGGGGGCGAGGACCCCGTCCGCTGGACCCCGGAGCCCAACGGCGACTCCCGCCGCTCGGCCATCAAGCAGGTCGCGTCGGGGCGGTTCGGCGTCACGATCAGCTACCTGACCAACGCCGACGAGATCCAGATCAAGATCAGCCA
This genomic interval from Posidoniimonas corsicana contains the following:
- a CDS encoding peptidylprolyl isomerase; the protein is MRMPRIALAIALSLTTAPLLAQQEPASQVNRAAFDQAFADYKDFMRQFEDLRIKYQTANAAERDQLNTKATQLVKSAKPKVNKMVDEALKVYLAAPEQDEEITGLLVGAASHNLKGSGPNSQGGDQFERALTILKPLLENGNKSQGIASMGVVAAFCCNEYDLAEKYAKLAAERKEDPSVLGDTLAGMASDYSNPAMLQQYRGLWKEEKALRDAEAAANDLPRIKFETTAGDIEIELFENQAPQATANIVSLVKDGFYNGVVFHRVLPHFMAQGGDPTGTGTGGPGYTIPCECYQDDARMHFRGSLSMAHAGRDTGGSQFFLTFVPTYHLNGRHTVFGRVVGGMEVLGDLQRVEPGERGVVEDKIVKATVLRDRGHAYDFKKQPGR
- a CDS encoding RsmD family RNA methyltransferase, giving the protein MPRRRPKSEPRPASNARASANGGEEGPPEPLRIIGGRFRGSKLAYEALTQDGAKVTRPMKHRVRESIFNLVGLRAGGKHALDLFAGTGALGLEALSRGAVLATLIERHIPTAEVVRQNINSLGVADVCVLKTTSAFLWIRRDLPAFDTQNPWLVFVSPPYSFFVERTDQMLAMIEALTHAAPPESLIVVEADERFDFGLLPGGVRPDRNSPGWDVREYAPAVVGVLEV
- a CDS encoding glutamate synthase-related protein, with product MNQLPTQHTLPQAQGLYDPQNEHDACGVGFIAHIKGERSHQILVDSEDLLRRMDHRGACGCEPNTGDGAGVMTALPHEFLQKVVKADLGVDLPEPGRFAVGNVFLPQNEADREQCKAAVKKIVAEQGQTLVGWRKVPTDSAKADLGPTAAKAEPVVDQLVIAAADGLAGDDFERQVYQIRKRSSNQLRADESMEQAKMFYICSLSTKVIIYKGMLTTDQLYLYYPDLKDSDYTTHLAMVHSRFATNTFPSWDRAQPLRCMSHNGEINTLRGNKNWMFARQGVVKSDVFGDELEKLFPVVEPDCSDSGTFDNALEFLLMNGRTLQEAVMMMVPEAWQNHDTMSEAKRGFYEYHSALMEPWDGPACIGFTDGKYIGATLDRNGLRPSRYYVTHDDRVIMASEVGVVDIDPENVKEKGRLQPGRMFLVDFEQGRMIPDAELKQDLATRRPYGEWLRNQRIDLNDLHPENEPHGFNRSTLLERMQAFGYTIETMRFMLLPLISAGKDPIGSMGNDSCLAVLSDKPRMLYDYFKQLFAQVTNPAIDSIREEVIMSLECYIGPEQNLLETTEQHAHRLRVPHPILSNEQLAAIKHMGDRKAADDSWKTQTIDVTWARSEGKSGMRAAIERICKEAEQAIDDGYTIVVLSDRETGKDRVPLSSLLAVGAVHHHLVRVSKRTRIGLVVETGEAREVHHHCLLVGYGADAINPYLAFEALWQARREGRLDTGEEAIAGKESGEGASHPAVDADGEVIDPVTAADHELVAQYRRGVAKGMLKVMAKMGISTLQSYKGAQIFEALGLRDEVIDVCFAGTASRVQGVGFEELAEEALRRHALGYPAGAGKSLPVLPNPGEYHWRAEGERHMWDPASIADIQVAARTNSRESYARFAEHINNDARTRCQLRGLMEFKKDANGGPIPIDEVMSAAEIVKRFCTGAMSFGSISAEAHESLAIAMNRLGGKSNTGEGGEDPVRWTPEPNGDSRRSAIKQVASGRFGVTISYLTNADEIQIKISQGAKPGEGGELPGRKVDENIARIRYSTPGVGLISPPPHHDIYSIEDLKQLIHDLKNANRAARISVKLVSEVGVGTVASGVAKGYADHILISGDGGGTGASPLTSIKHAGLPWELGIAETHQTLVLNDLRSRVVLQTDGGLKTGRDVVIAALLGAEEFGFSTAPLITLGCIMMRKCHLNTCPVGIATQDPDLRAKFRGKPEHVVNYLFMVAEEARELMAELGFRTIEEMVGRVDALDVSKAIKHWKSDGLDLTKLLSPAKGPRPDTGVYCTMEQDHGLDESLDITQLLDLAKPAIEDAKPVRETLKIVNTNRTVGTILSNEIAKKWGEEGLPDDTIRFKLEGHAGQSLGAFLSHGVTLELEGDANDYVGKGLSGGRVIVYPPKNSGFVAEEQIIVGNVCLYGATRGEAFLRGRAAERFCVRNSGAHAVIEGVGDHGCEYMTGGRVAILGPTGRNFAAGMSGGVAYVWDPDGELLGNCNMGMVELEKVEADEDAQELKELITKHHQHTDSTRAADLLDRWDETLPQFVKVMPTDYKRVLEEMKAKQEAAAV
- a CDS encoding alpha/beta hydrolase; the protein is MFRTQCLLAIAVMTAANLSPNCLGADPNYETPLINGDSGFEETRVERGSGERSDLWIGGVRDSTLQVFLPEGKPTAAVVVCPGGGYGGLSFVKEGTFIAEWFCERGVAAAVLKYRVGGGGNRHPAPLNDAQAALQHLRQQAGKHGYPADKIGVMGFSAGGHLAATAATQFADGTPVEGDSPVSSRPDFAVLGYPVVTMGPATHRGSRNNLLGEVSDEEAAKMSAERNVTDQTPPTFIFHAQDDRAVPVENAILFYQACTKHGVPAEMHLFERGGHGFGMWRDNEPANAWPTLLEAWLRSRGLIE
- a CDS encoding LysR family transcriptional regulator, producing MQIRSLKVYCDIVQLRSFSKAAEENGVSQSSASQLVHQLEERLGVQLIDRSKRPFTLTPEGSKYYDGCTKLVRRYEDLEHEVRTLHEDVASRLSIASIYSIGLAHMSQFQREFLAKHPKAHIRLDYLHPDDVYDAVESEQSDLGIVSFPERSRRLGVIPWRDESLVLAVAPSHPLAGLSSAPAEALADHEMIAFQRGLKIRDAIDRELAKQRVETRVACEFDNIETIKLAVTIGDGFALLPEPTLAREVAAGTLLKIPLAGFELSRPLGILHRREEQLGQTAERFIELLHSHAAEIDDPASLDGKAGAADSASKRVVTA